In Janthinobacterium rivuli, a single genomic region encodes these proteins:
- a CDS encoding paraquat-inducible protein A produces the protein MLYRKRPLRPREKARCIRCRSVLYRGAHARGASAELSKVVALTLGAAFVFLIAQFFPIVELDVNGLTSSATLLGSIRVLWSEQMHIVATMVFLFTILFPAIELGSLLYVALGLRGGVKVPGFNRVLRAVQTAREWGMTEVLMIGILITVVKMTSLATVLPQPGLFAFGALTLMLAIVVSFDPKALWNLGDDLTRQALPGIRYKAFAPGEKVLPCHACGLVAPPLGKGKHLACVRCGTALHVRKPDSINRTWALLIAAMILYIPANLLPVMVTQSLFGAQDDTIMSGVVLFWTSGSKGLAIIIFIASVVVPMLKLGVLALLAFTAQRRSRWRPRQRTILYRMVEFIGRWSMLDIFVVTLTVALVRFKSLAVITAGPGALAFGAVVVLTMLAAMQFDPRLIWDPVDDKAAEDEKRSSAENTGDNTVIGEQHG, from the coding sequence GTGTTGTACCGCAAACGTCCGCTGCGTCCACGCGAAAAGGCGCGCTGCATCCGTTGCCGCTCGGTGTTGTATCGCGGCGCCCACGCGCGCGGCGCATCGGCCGAATTGAGCAAGGTGGTGGCGCTCACCCTGGGCGCCGCCTTCGTCTTCCTGATCGCCCAGTTTTTCCCCATCGTCGAACTCGACGTCAATGGCCTGACCTCCAGCGCCACCCTGCTCGGTTCCATCCGCGTGCTGTGGTCCGAGCAAATGCACATCGTGGCGACGATGGTCTTCCTGTTTACCATACTCTTTCCCGCCATCGAACTCGGTTCGCTGCTGTATGTGGCGCTGGGCTTGCGCGGCGGCGTCAAGGTGCCGGGCTTTAACCGCGTGCTGCGCGCCGTGCAGACGGCGCGCGAATGGGGCATGACGGAGGTGCTGATGATCGGCATCCTGATCACCGTCGTCAAGATGACCAGCCTGGCCACGGTGCTGCCGCAACCGGGGCTGTTCGCGTTTGGCGCGCTGACCCTGATGCTGGCCATCGTCGTCTCGTTCGACCCCAAGGCCCTGTGGAACCTGGGCGACGACCTGACCCGCCAGGCGCTGCCCGGCATCCGCTACAAGGCCTTCGCACCGGGCGAGAAGGTCTTGCCCTGCCATGCCTGCGGCCTGGTGGCGCCGCCGCTGGGCAAGGGCAAACACCTGGCGTGCGTGCGCTGCGGCACGGCCCTGCACGTGCGCAAGCCGGACAGCATCAACCGCACCTGGGCCTTGCTGATCGCCGCCATGATCCTCTACATTCCCGCCAACCTGCTGCCCGTGATGGTGACGCAATCGCTGTTCGGCGCGCAGGACGACACCATCATGAGCGGCGTCGTGCTGTTCTGGACCAGCGGCTCGAAGGGCCTGGCCATCATCATTTTCATCGCCAGCGTGGTCGTGCCGATGCTGAAGCTGGGCGTGCTGGCGCTGCTGGCGTTCACGGCGCAGCGGCGTTCGCGCTGGCGGCCGCGCCAGCGCACCATTTTGTACCGCATGGTCGAATTCATCGGCCGCTGGTCCATGCTCGACATCTTTGTCGTCACCCTGACGGTGGCGCTGGTGCGCTTCAAGTCGCTGGCCGTGATCACGGCCGGACCCGGCGCGCTGGCCTTTGGCGCCGTGGTGGTGCTGACCATGCTGGCGGCGATGCAGTTCGACCCGCGCCTGATCTGGGACCCCGTCGACGACAAGGCGGCCGAGGATGAAAAACGCAGCAGCGCAGAAAATACCGGAGACAATACAGTGATTGGAGAACAGCATGGCTGA
- a CDS encoding PqiC family protein, with product MMKPIFSALLAASLLGACSTPQPEHFYTLSGGADAQPAKPVKYYVEVLAVSVPQQVSRNQFVVTAPSGRIELLEQQRWAGPLAGEIGQALSTAVTNDLGAIDVFRTPHPDNLPVYRISTNVQRFESVMGQYALIDAVWSVRQLATSKVVTCRTIANEKVGAGYDELVLGHRRAVNRIAADAASVVRAFDNGNAACPAA from the coding sequence ATGATGAAACCAATTTTTTCCGCGCTGCTGGCGGCCAGCCTGCTGGGCGCCTGCTCCACGCCCCAGCCCGAGCATTTCTATACGCTCAGCGGCGGCGCCGATGCGCAGCCGGCCAAGCCCGTCAAATACTATGTCGAGGTGCTGGCCGTCAGCGTGCCGCAGCAGGTGAGCCGCAACCAGTTTGTTGTGACGGCGCCGTCGGGCCGCATCGAATTGCTGGAGCAGCAGCGCTGGGCCGGGCCGCTGGCCGGCGAAATCGGCCAGGCCCTGTCGACGGCCGTGACGAACGACCTGGGCGCCATCGATGTGTTCCGCACGCCGCATCCGGACAACTTGCCCGTGTACCGCATCAGCACCAATGTGCAGCGTTTCGAGTCGGTGATGGGCCAGTATGCGCTGATCGACGCCGTGTGGAGCGTGCGCCAGCTGGCCACCAGCAAGGTGGTGACGTGCCGCACGATCGCCAATGAAAAGGTGGGCGCCGGCTACGATGAACTGGTGCTTGGCCATCGCCGCGCCGTGAACCGCATCGCCGCCGATGCGGCAAGTGTCGTGCGCGCTTTTGACAACGGCAACGCCGCCTGCCCGGCCGCCTGA
- a CDS encoding DUF2946 domain-containing protein, with the protein MGMTLFTRRFAAWIACFAILLAALAPSISQAVANAKQESGSGWAEICSVAGIRFVQLVQADDDGAADEKSGGKAMQMEHCAFCSTHAGSVGLPPTNPVLPLPVASGTAIFPALYYQSPSPLFIWSTAQSRAPPALV; encoded by the coding sequence ATGGGAATGACCTTGTTCACGCGCCGCTTCGCCGCCTGGATCGCCTGTTTCGCGATCCTGCTGGCGGCGCTCGCGCCATCGATTTCCCAGGCCGTCGCCAACGCCAAGCAGGAGTCCGGCTCCGGCTGGGCCGAAATCTGCTCGGTGGCCGGCATCCGCTTCGTCCAGCTTGTGCAGGCCGATGATGACGGCGCTGCCGACGAAAAATCCGGCGGCAAGGCCATGCAGATGGAGCATTGCGCCTTCTGTTCCACGCATGCGGGTTCCGTCGGCCTGCCGCCGACGAACCCCGTGCTGCCGCTGCCTGTGGCCAGCGGCACGGCCATTTTCCCGGCCCTGTACTACCAGTCCCCATCCCCGCTGTTCATCTGGTCCACCGCGCAATCGCGCGCGCCGCCCGCCCTCGTTTAA
- a CDS encoding amidase translates to MDVTGKRTIRELAADLAAGRITSVALTQQMLMRAEAHRAQGGHAYVSLDGEQALMEARASDAARAAGIVASPLAGVPISIKDLFDVKGQTSSAASLALADVPPAVADALAVARLRAAGAVLLGRTNMSEFAFSGLGLNPHYGTPRNPLDHERVAGGSTSGGAVTVALDMAAGALGTDTGGSIRIPSAFCGLTGFKPTAASVPLAGTVPLSRSLDSAGPIAHSVDCCAVLYAALSGRKLADGTPALKGLRFGFTLDYVGTHVEPQVQQAFDRALDKLRAAGALVEQFDFPELLELPTINGGGGLVAAEAWHWHRALLEETGAQYDQRVAARIRRGQQQGAADYIDLLDARARLIAIAKQRLAPFDAWLMPSVAVLAPQVAPLEADDATFFATNGLVLRNASVINFLDGCALSLPCHAEGELPVGLGICGLAGADDQVLQIGRAVEALLRGSGKE, encoded by the coding sequence ATGGATGTGACTGGCAAGAGGACGATAAGGGAACTGGCGGCCGACCTGGCCGCTGGCCGCATCACCAGCGTGGCATTGACACAGCAGATGCTGATGCGCGCCGAGGCGCACCGGGCGCAGGGCGGCCATGCGTATGTCAGCCTCGATGGCGAACAGGCGCTGATGGAAGCGCGGGCCAGCGATGCGGCGCGCGCCGCCGGCATCGTTGCCTCGCCCTTGGCCGGCGTGCCCATTTCCATCAAGGACCTGTTCGACGTCAAAGGGCAAACCAGCAGCGCCGCCTCGCTGGCGCTGGCCGACGTGCCGCCCGCCGTGGCCGATGCGCTTGCCGTGGCGCGCCTGCGCGCGGCCGGCGCCGTCCTGCTGGGCCGCACCAACATGAGCGAATTCGCGTTTTCCGGCCTGGGCCTCAATCCCCATTACGGCACGCCGCGCAATCCGCTGGACCATGAACGTGTGGCGGGCGGCTCCACCTCGGGCGGCGCCGTGACAGTGGCGCTGGACATGGCGGCCGGCGCGCTGGGCACGGACACGGGCGGCTCGATCCGCATTCCGTCCGCCTTTTGCGGCTTGACGGGCTTCAAGCCGACGGCCGCTTCCGTGCCGCTGGCTGGCACAGTGCCCCTGTCGCGCTCCCTCGATTCGGCCGGCCCCATCGCCCACAGCGTCGACTGCTGCGCGGTGCTGTACGCGGCGCTGTCGGGCCGCAAGCTTGCCGATGGTACGCCAGCGTTGAAAGGACTGCGTTTCGGCTTTACCCTGGACTACGTGGGTACCCATGTCGAGCCGCAGGTACAGCAGGCATTCGACCGTGCGCTGGACAAGCTGCGCGCGGCCGGTGCCCTGGTCGAGCAGTTCGACTTCCCGGAATTGCTGGAGCTACCGACGATCAATGGCGGTGGCGGCCTGGTGGCGGCGGAAGCCTGGCACTGGCACAGGGCGCTGCTGGAAGAGACGGGTGCGCAATACGACCAGCGCGTGGCGGCGCGCATCCGCCGCGGCCAGCAGCAGGGTGCAGCGGACTACATCGATTTGCTCGATGCGCGTGCGCGCCTGATCGCCATCGCGAAGCAGCGCCTGGCGCCATTCGACGCCTGGCTGATGCCCAGCGTAGCCGTACTCGCGCCGCAGGTCGCGCCGCTGGAAGCGGATGATGCCACCTTCTTTGCCACGAACGGTCTGGTGCTGCGCAACGCCAGCGTGATCAACTTCCTCGATGGCTGCGCGCTGTCCTTGCCATGCCATGCAGAGGGTGAGCTGCCCGTGGGGCTGGGCATTTGCGGCCTGGCCGGCGCCGACGATCAGGTGCTGCAAATCGGCCGCGCCGTGGAGGCGCTGTTGCGGGGGAGTGGAAAAGAGTAA
- a CDS encoding PepSY-associated TM helix domain-containing protein, which produces MDDFTFLIARRKSLYWRIHFWAALIASPFALVATLTGMLYVFTPQIEARLYQHLDHVAPQDSMLPLDAAVTAAERAASRGWTVQHVVPPFQPDDAVQVAFAPPGGAQDEHAGHGGHAAPAKPKFGLPAQAIIVYVNPYDARVLGSLASSERFGNWAKKLHSRLLQNDGWRWMIELAASWLMVMLVTGVALWWPRGAQSGLPKRGARGRNGWRQWHAFLGVALGIVSAVILTTGLTWSQQAGGRIRALRDVSGQAPPPVPRSLHSTEAGAPLDWQDAWQVARSHAPAIAVQLTAPASQDDVWRVTMADRSQPTLRFDLQFDAYSGKPLYYAGWEAQTAFGKATAIGIPFHRGEFGWWNQALLLLFGASVLFSLVSGWVMFFKRRLPGSLGLPRLLPGAWSSPSALAWLAAAVMCALMPLLLVSGAMLLLLELLLAKCGARIGRMRLR; this is translated from the coding sequence ATGGACGATTTCACCTTTCTCATCGCGCGGCGTAAAAGCCTGTACTGGCGCATCCACTTCTGGGCCGCGCTGATCGCCTCGCCGTTTGCCCTGGTGGCCACCCTGACGGGCATGTTGTATGTGTTCACGCCGCAGATCGAGGCCAGGCTGTACCAGCACCTCGATCATGTGGCGCCGCAGGACTCGATGCTGCCGCTGGACGCCGCCGTGACGGCGGCCGAACGGGCCGCGTCGCGCGGCTGGACGGTGCAGCACGTGGTGCCGCCGTTTCAACCGGATGACGCGGTGCAGGTGGCTTTTGCGCCGCCCGGCGGCGCGCAGGATGAACATGCGGGCCATGGCGGACATGCCGCGCCGGCCAAGCCGAAGTTTGGCCTGCCCGCGCAAGCCATCATCGTGTATGTGAATCCGTATGACGCGCGCGTGCTGGGCAGCCTGGCCAGCAGCGAGCGCTTTGGCAACTGGGCGAAAAAGCTGCATTCGCGCCTGCTGCAGAATGATGGCTGGCGCTGGATGATCGAGCTGGCGGCCAGCTGGCTGATGGTGATGCTGGTGACGGGTGTGGCCCTGTGGTGGCCGCGCGGCGCGCAATCGGGCTTGCCGAAGCGGGGCGCGCGGGGCCGCAATGGCTGGCGCCAGTGGCATGCTTTTCTTGGCGTGGCGCTCGGCATCGTCAGCGCCGTGATCCTGACGACAGGGCTGACGTGGAGCCAGCAGGCGGGCGGGCGCATCCGCGCGCTGCGCGATGTCAGCGGCCAGGCGCCGCCGCCCGTGCCGCGCAGCCTGCATTCGACCGAGGCGGGTGCTCCGCTCGACTGGCAGGATGCGTGGCAGGTGGCGCGCAGCCATGCGCCCGCCATCGCCGTGCAATTGACGGCGCCGGCCAGCCAGGACGATGTGTGGCGCGTCACCATGGCCGACCGCAGCCAGCCCACCTTGCGCTTTGATCTGCAATTCGATGCCTACAGCGGCAAGCCTTTGTACTATGCGGGCTGGGAAGCGCAGACGGCGTTCGGCAAGGCCACGGCCATCGGCATTCCATTTCACCGCGGCGAATTCGGCTGGTGGAACCAGGCCTTGCTGCTGCTGTTCGGCGCCAGCGTGCTGTTCTCGCTGGTGTCGGGCTGGGTGATGTTTTTCAAGCGGCGCTTGCCAGGCTCGCTGGGTTTGCCCAGGCTGCTGCCGGGCGCCTGGAGCTCGCCTTCCGCGCTGGCCTGGCTGGCGGCGGCCGTCATGTGTGCGCTGATGCCGCTGCTGCTCGTTTCCGGCGCCATGCTGTTGTTGCTGGAGCTGCTCCTGGCGAAATGCGGTGCGCGTATCGGCAGGATGCGACTGCGCTAG
- a CDS encoding intermembrane transport protein PqiB has protein sequence MADNETGDLAETGARPLPEPDVDPASRWLPSLVWLIPLLAALIGAGLAAKSILDQGPTVTVSFKSAEGLEPGKTKVKYKDVDIGQVRAITLGEDLSKVLVTIDMSKEARRFATADSRFWVVRPQIGASGVTGLGTLLSGAYIGVDTGKSEAKKENFIGMESPPAVAGDQKGKLYTLHADSLGSVDVGSPLFFHRLRVGKVVSFALDKDGNGITMSVFVNAPYDQFVGKNARWWHASGVDVRLDSNGFKLNTQSLAAMLVGGIAFEAENGRKPEEPAPANTNFRLAADEASAMREPDGEAITTVFYFDQSLRGLQPGATVDFRGIVLGEVRSVGIEFDPVKKNFRMPVTVNLYPARLGMRFKAAVDDEEGSAGHQLLERMVSRGLRAQLRTGNLLTSQLYIALDFFPKAPKVALDPNRYPLEVPTVPNTLDELQTQIASIARKLDQVPYAEIGNNLNATIKQANTLFKQLDGQVVPEMRDTLTAAKQTFGSAEQVLQKDSPLQSDVRQALQQLTQTLQSLNALSDYLERHPESLIRGKKGDEKK, from the coding sequence ATGGCTGACAACGAAACGGGCGACCTTGCCGAAACCGGCGCGCGGCCTCTGCCCGAACCCGACGTGGATCCGGCCAGCCGCTGGCTGCCGTCGCTGGTGTGGCTCATTCCGCTGCTGGCCGCGCTGATCGGCGCCGGCCTGGCCGCCAAGTCCATCCTCGACCAGGGACCCACGGTGACGGTCAGCTTCAAGAGTGCCGAAGGCCTGGAGCCGGGCAAGACCAAGGTCAAGTACAAGGATGTCGATATCGGCCAGGTGCGCGCCATCACCCTGGGCGAGGACTTGAGCAAGGTGCTGGTGACGATCGACATGAGCAAGGAAGCGCGCCGCTTCGCCACCGCCGATTCGCGCTTCTGGGTAGTGCGCCCGCAGATCGGCGCCAGCGGCGTGACGGGACTGGGCACCTTGCTGTCGGGCGCCTACATCGGAGTCGATACGGGCAAGTCGGAAGCCAAAAAGGAAAACTTCATCGGCATGGAGAGCCCGCCCGCCGTGGCCGGTGACCAGAAGGGCAAGCTGTACACCCTGCATGCGGACAGCCTCGGTTCCGTCGACGTGGGTTCGCCCCTGTTCTTCCATCGCCTGCGCGTGGGTAAGGTGGTCAGCTTCGCGCTGGACAAGGATGGCAACGGCATCACCATGTCCGTTTTCGTGAATGCGCCGTACGACCAGTTCGTCGGCAAGAACGCGCGCTGGTGGCATGCCAGCGGCGTCGACGTGCGCTTGGATTCCAACGGCTTCAAACTGAATACGCAATCGCTGGCCGCCATGCTGGTGGGCGGCATCGCCTTCGAGGCGGAAAATGGCCGCAAGCCCGAAGAGCCGGCGCCGGCCAATACCAATTTCCGCCTGGCGGCCGACGAGGCCAGCGCCATGCGCGAACCCGATGGCGAGGCGATCACCACCGTATTCTATTTCGACCAGTCGCTGCGCGGCTTGCAGCCTGGCGCCACGGTGGACTTCCGCGGCATCGTGCTGGGCGAGGTGCGTTCGGTCGGCATCGAGTTCGATCCCGTGAAGAAGAACTTCCGCATGCCCGTCACCGTCAACCTGTACCCGGCCCGTCTGGGCATGCGCTTCAAGGCCGCCGTCGACGATGAGGAAGGCTCGGCCGGGCACCAGCTGCTCGAACGCATGGTCAGCCGCGGCTTGCGCGCGCAGCTACGCACGGGCAACTTGCTCACCAGCCAGCTGTACATCGCGCTCGACTTCTTCCCGAAAGCGCCGAAGGTGGCGCTCGATCCGAACAGGTATCCGCTGGAAGTGCCTACCGTGCCCAATACCCTCGATGAACTGCAGACGCAGATCGCCAGCATCGCCCGCAAGCTCGATCAGGTGCCGTATGCGGAGATCGGCAACAACCTGAATGCCACCATCAAGCAGGCCAATACCCTGTTCAAGCAGCTCGATGGCCAGGTGGTGCCGGAAATGCGCGATACCCTGACGGCGGCGAAACAGACCTTCGGTTCGGCCGAACAGGTGCTGCAGAAGGATTCGCCGCTGCAGTCGGACGTGCGCCAGGCCTTGCAGCAGCTGACGCAAACCCTGCAATCGCTCAATGCCTTGTCGGATTACCTGGAACGTCATCCCGAGTCCCTGATCCGCGGTAAAAAAGGAGATGAAAAAAAATGA
- a CDS encoding TonB-dependent receptor family protein → MNKTLLVLAVVITVAYPCAQAQQPEQTDHAIDTVVVSGSRAQSWLSETPQAIGVVNAKTLERDKPKTMGDILNRIAGVYWNDLGNEQHSMSIRQPIGTNAVYQYLEDGIPIRPLGVFNHNSLNEMNMAGASGVEVVKGAASSLYGSNAVGGAVNFLTAGASATPTAKVGVRRDGVAGFTRYDTSASDTWGPLGLRFSHYSSRRSRDNWQEYSYGDKDSFSLRADYALSPTSQLRATIVHTDLDAAMTGSLFENDYRNNRGKSLNTFTYRKDKTTRMNLAWEGATTANGTSTVTVFTRKNDHGQIPAYSIGSCAGMLCKGVINNNHVDSLGLDVKHQQEFAWLRSRLIAGVYVDKSDNPFVSDNLSIVRDAATGRYLRYSLANASNPQGVRDYQTDILNTAVFAQWEFSPLPGTRVVLGGRSDAIRYDYHNHLAPGGSVNYGAPDESRSFSHVSPKLGATYAIGPAGSAYANVSQGFTPPEVSQLYGKTGIADLQPSVYNNYELGLRWAFLQGRLKLDTALYRLDGRDTIVSYTVSPGNSENRNAGRTRSEGLELGLNYDSGPFDARFATAIARHRYLRYQVSATLDYSGRAMPQAPRDITSIEIGYKPVAGARIALEAVHQGRYWMNNANTVEYKGHALLNVRASYQLARGLEAWAQVRNLADKRYADSASSSYAGTGSYAANTQNQYTPGAPRSVMLGLGYTFNAL, encoded by the coding sequence ATGAACAAGACATTATTGGTGTTGGCCGTCGTCATCACCGTGGCTTACCCTTGCGCGCAGGCGCAGCAACCTGAGCAAACCGACCACGCCATCGACACCGTCGTCGTTTCCGGCTCGCGCGCGCAATCATGGCTGTCCGAGACGCCGCAGGCCATCGGTGTCGTCAACGCCAAAACCCTGGAGCGTGACAAGCCCAAGACCATGGGCGATATCCTCAACCGCATCGCCGGCGTGTACTGGAATGACCTGGGCAACGAGCAGCACAGCATGAGCATCCGCCAGCCCATCGGCACGAATGCCGTCTACCAGTACCTGGAAGACGGCATCCCCATCCGTCCGCTGGGCGTCTTTAACCATAACTCGCTCAATGAAATGAACATGGCGGGGGCCAGCGGTGTGGAAGTGGTGAAGGGCGCCGCTTCTTCGCTGTATGGCAGCAATGCGGTGGGCGGCGCCGTCAATTTCCTGACGGCCGGCGCCAGCGCCACGCCGACGGCCAAGGTGGGCGTGCGGCGCGACGGCGTGGCTGGCTTTACCCGCTACGATACGTCCGCCAGCGATACCTGGGGCCCGCTGGGACTGCGCTTTTCTCATTATAGTTCGCGCCGTTCGCGCGACAACTGGCAAGAGTACAGCTATGGCGACAAGGATTCGTTCTCGCTGCGCGCCGACTATGCGCTCAGTCCCACGTCGCAGCTGCGCGCCACCATCGTCCACACGGATCTCGATGCGGCCATGACGGGCAGCCTGTTCGAAAACGATTACCGCAATAATCGCGGCAAGAGCCTGAACACGTTCACCTACCGCAAGGACAAGACGACGCGCATGAATCTGGCGTGGGAGGGCGCGACGACGGCCAATGGCACGAGCACCGTCACCGTGTTTACGCGCAAGAACGACCATGGGCAGATTCCCGCGTATTCCATAGGCAGTTGCGCGGGCATGCTGTGCAAGGGCGTCATCAACAACAACCACGTCGATTCGCTGGGGCTGGACGTGAAGCACCAGCAGGAATTCGCGTGGCTGCGTTCGCGCCTGATCGCCGGTGTTTATGTGGACAAGAGCGACAATCCCTTCGTCAGCGACAACCTGTCCATCGTGCGCGATGCGGCCACAGGCCGCTACCTGCGCTATTCGCTGGCCAATGCCAGCAATCCGCAGGGCGTGCGCGACTACCAGACGGACATCCTCAACACGGCCGTCTTCGCGCAATGGGAGTTCTCTCCGCTGCCTGGCACGCGCGTGGTGCTGGGCGGCCGCTCGGACGCCATCCGCTACGACTACCATAATCATCTGGCGCCGGGCGGCAGCGTCAATTACGGCGCGCCCGACGAGTCGCGCAGCTTTTCGCATGTGAGCCCGAAGCTGGGCGCCACCTACGCCATCGGTCCTGCGGGTAGCGCGTATGCAAACGTCAGCCAGGGCTTTACGCCGCCCGAAGTGAGCCAGCTGTATGGCAAGACGGGCATCGCCGACCTGCAGCCGTCCGTCTACAACAACTATGAGCTGGGCTTGCGCTGGGCTTTCCTGCAGGGTCGTTTGAAACTCGACACGGCCCTGTACCGGCTTGACGGGCGCGACACCATCGTCAGCTATACGGTCTCGCCAGGCAACAGCGAAAACCGCAATGCGGGCCGCACGCGCAGCGAAGGGCTGGAGCTGGGCCTGAACTACGACAGCGGCCCGTTCGACGCGCGCTTCGCCACGGCCATTGCGCGCCACCGCTACCTGCGCTACCAGGTATCTGCCACTCTCGATTACAGCGGCCGCGCCATGCCGCAGGCGCCGCGCGACATCACGTCGATCGAGATCGGCTACAAGCCCGTGGCCGGCGCGCGTATCGCACTTGAAGCCGTGCACCAGGGCCGCTACTGGATGAACAACGCCAACACGGTGGAATACAAGGGCCATGCACTGCTGAATGTGCGCGCCAGCTACCAGCTCGCGCGCGGGCTGGAAGCGTGGGCGCAGGTGCGCAACCTGGCAGATAAACGCTATGCCGATTCGGCCAGCAGCAGTTACGCGGGCACGGGCAGCTACGCGGCCAATACGCAGAACCAGTACACGCCCGGCGCGCCGCGCAGCGTGATGCTGGGCCTGGGCTATACCTTCAACGCACTGTGA
- a CDS encoding M20/M25/M40 family metallo-hydrolase, with product MTTHAEKITAWIDDHFDEEVAFLQQVVQQPTDTPPGNNAPHAELVAQLLQAYGWHAEKHAVPADQVEAYGMQSITNLIVRRPYGAGGPTVALNAHGDVVPPGDNWTYPPYGGQIDGGYMYGRATAVSKGDFATYLFAARALEALGIPLKGQLELHFTYDEEFGGLLGPGWLLEQQLTKPDFVIAAGFSYGIVTAHNACLQLEITVHGKSGHGSMPETGHDALQAANKILNAIYGQLPELKKIKSKVAGIDSPTMLVGRIDGGTNTNVVPGKVVMKMDRRMIPEEDPVAVEAQVRALIENAVRGEPGIRIEIRRLLLSHALRPLPGSEQLVGSLQKNAQAILGETIPAVGTPLYADARLYGERGIPAVLYGAGPRTVPESNAKKADERLALDDLRKASKIVALTLLDFLGA from the coding sequence ATGACGACGCACGCAGAAAAAATCACGGCCTGGATCGACGACCACTTCGACGAGGAAGTCGCCTTTTTACAGCAGGTGGTGCAGCAGCCGACGGATACGCCGCCCGGCAACAACGCGCCCCATGCGGAGCTGGTGGCCCAATTGCTGCAGGCATATGGCTGGCACGCCGAAAAACACGCGGTCCCTGCCGACCAGGTGGAAGCGTACGGCATGCAGAGCATCACCAATTTGATCGTGCGCCGCCCCTACGGCGCAGGCGGGCCGACCGTGGCACTGAATGCGCATGGCGACGTGGTGCCGCCCGGCGACAACTGGACGTATCCGCCATATGGCGGCCAGATCGACGGCGGCTATATGTATGGCCGCGCGACGGCCGTCTCAAAAGGCGATTTCGCCACCTATCTGTTTGCCGCGCGCGCGCTCGAAGCCCTGGGCATTCCGCTCAAAGGCCAGCTGGAACTGCATTTTACGTACGACGAGGAATTCGGCGGCTTGCTGGGGCCGGGCTGGCTGCTGGAACAGCAACTGACGAAGCCCGATTTCGTCATCGCCGCCGGTTTCAGCTACGGCATCGTCACGGCGCACAACGCCTGCCTGCAGCTGGAAATCACCGTGCACGGCAAGTCGGGCCACGGCTCCATGCCGGAGACGGGGCACGATGCGCTGCAGGCGGCCAACAAGATCCTCAACGCCATCTATGGCCAGTTGCCGGAGCTGAAAAAGATCAAGTCCAAAGTGGCCGGCATCGACTCGCCCACCATGCTCGTGGGCCGTATTGACGGCGGCACGAATACCAATGTGGTGCCGGGCAAGGTCGTCATGAAGATGGACCGCCGCATGATCCCGGAAGAAGACCCGGTGGCGGTGGAGGCGCAGGTGCGCGCGCTGATCGAGAATGCCGTGCGCGGCGAACCTGGCATCCGCATCGAGATCCGCCGCCTGCTGCTGTCGCATGCGCTGCGCCCCTTGCCTGGTTCCGAGCAGCTGGTTGGCAGCTTGCAGAAAAACGCGCAAGCGATTCTGGGCGAGACGATTCCCGCCGTCGGCACGCCGCTGTATGCCGATGCGCGCCTGTATGGCGAGCGGGGCATCCCCGCCGTGCTGTATGGCGCCGGCCCGCGCACGGTGCCCGAATCGAATGCGAAGAAGGCCGACGAGCGCCTGGCGCTCGACGATTTGCGCAAGGCCAGCAAGATCGTTGCCCTGACCCTGCTCGACTTCCTGGGCGCTTGA